One part of the Gossypium raimondii isolate GPD5lz chromosome 1, ASM2569854v1, whole genome shotgun sequence genome encodes these proteins:
- the LOC105786488 gene encoding delta-1-pyrroline-5-carboxylate synthase isoform X3, with translation MDPSRAFVTNVKRLIVKVGTAVVTRGDGRLAVGRLGALCEQLKELNSQGYEIVLVTSGAVGIGLQRLRYRKLVNSSLAELQNAQFELDGKACAAVGQSSLMALYDTLFSQLDVTSSQYLVTDTEFRDTSFRKQLSETVKSLLSLKVIPIFNENDAVSTRRAPYEDSSGIFWDNDSLAGLLAMELKADLLVMLSDVEGLYSGPPSDPNSKLIHTYIKEKHQCEITFGDKSRLGRGGMTAKVNAAVCAAYAGIPSVITSGYATDSIIKVLQGKCVGTLFHRDAHLWTLVKELGVREMAVTARKCSRQLQAMNSEDRRKILLDIADALEANESLIKIENEADVTAAQNDGYEKSLISRLSLKPGKISSLAKSIRVLADMEDPIAQVLKRTELADGLILEKTSSPLGVLLVIFESRPDALVQIASLAIRSGNGLLLKGGKEAKRSNAILHKVITSAIPENIGEKLIGLVTSREDIPDLLKETLLLHKDLSSNGLLNELVSDLQHEGVTVYGGPRASSLLNIPETHSFHHEYSSMACTIEIVDDVQAAINHIHQHGSSHTDCIITENHEVAETFLHGVDSAAVFHNASTRFCDGARFGLGAEVGISTSRIHARGPVGVEGLLTNRWILRGSGQVVNGDKGVIYTHKDLPLQTPL, from the exons ATGGATCCTTCTCGTGCTTTTGTCACAAATGTCAAGCGTCTCATTGTTAAG gtAGGAACAGCTGTGGTGACTCGAGGTGATGGAAGATTAGCGGTGGGTAGACTCGGTGCTTTATGTGAGCag CTCAAGGAACTAAATTCTCAAGGTTATGAGATAGTGCTGGTCACTTCAGGTGCTGTTGGTATTGGTCTTCAAAGGCTTAGGTATAGAAAATTGGTCAACAGCAG CTTGGCTGAGCTTCAAAATGCACAATTTGAACTTGATGGCAAAGCTTGTGCAGCTGTTGGGCAAAGCAGTTTAATGGCTCTATATGACACCTTGTTTAGCCAG CTTGATGTTACTTCTTCACAATATCTTGTAACCGACACTGAATTTAGGGACACTAGTTTCAGAAAACAGTTGTCTGAAACAGTGAAATCTTTGTTGTCTTTGAAAGtaatccctatttttaatgaGAATGATGCAGTCAGCACTCGAAGAGCGCCTTACGAG GATTCTTCGGGTATATTTTGGGACAATGATAGTCTTGCCGGTCTTTTAGCTATGGAACTAAAAGCTGATCTCCTCGTTATGCTGAGCGACGTGGAGGGGCTTTATAGCGGACCTCCAAGTGACCCAAACTCGAAACTGATTCATACGTATATAAAAGAGAAACATCAATGTGAAATTACGTTTGGAGATAAGTCTAGGCTTGGTAGGGGTGGTATGACTGCAAAGGTTAATGCAGCTGTCTGTGCAGCTTATGCCGGTATTCCTTCTGTTATTACGAG TGGCTATGCCACTGATAGCATTATAAAGGTACTTCAAGGGAAGTGTGTCGGGACTCTGTTTCATCGAGATGCACATTTATGGACTTTGGTTAAAGAACTCGGTGTACGCGAGATGGCGGTTACGGCACGAAAATGTTCGAGACAACTTCAGGCAATGAACTCTGAAGATCGGAGGAAGATTTTGCTCGACATTGCCGATGCCCTCGAGGCTAATGAGAGTCTAATTAAGATTGAAAATGAAGCTGATGTTACCGCTGCTCAGAATGATGGATACGAGAAGTCATTGATATCTCGTTTGTCATTGAAACCCGGAAAG ATATCCAGTCTTGCGAAATCGATTCGTGTACTTGCCGACATGGAAGATCCTATTGCCCAAGTTTTAAAGAGAACAGAG CTTGCAGATGGACTCATCTTGGAGAAAACATCTTCTCCTCTTGGTGTACTGTTGGTCATATTCGAGTCTCGACCCGATGCTCTTGTTCAG ATAGCTTCATTAGCCATTAGAAGTGGGAATGGCCTATTGCTCAAAGGTGGCAAAGAAGCTAAGAGGTCTAATGCAATCTTGCACAAG GTGATCACTTCGGCCATCCCGGAAAATATCGGAGAAAAACTCATTGGACTAGTGACTTCGAGAGAGGATATTCCTGATTTACTTAAG GAAACTCTTCTACTACACAAGGACTTATCGAGTAACGGTTTGCTCAATGAACTCGTTTCGGATCTCCAACATGAAGGTGTTACAGTTTACGGTGGACCGAGAGCAAGTTCGTTGTTAAACATACCGGAGACTCATTCATTTCATCACGAATACAGCTCGATGGCTTGCACGATCGAGATCGTGGACGATGTCCAAGCTGCTATCAATCATATACATCAACATGGAAG TTCTCACACTGATTGCATTATCACTGAAAATCATGAAGTTGCTGAAACTTTCTTACATGGAGTCGACAG TGCTGCTGTATTTCATAATGCAAGCACTCGGTTTTGTGACGGAGCACGATTCGGACTCGGTGCCGAG GTTGGAATAAGTACCAGTAGAATTCATGCCCGTGGTCCGGTGGGAGTCGAAGGATTGTTAACAAATCGATG gATTTTGAGAGGCAGTGGGCAGGTAGTAAATGGTGACAAAGGGGTTATTTACACTCACAAGGATCTTCCCCTTCAAACTCCATTATAG
- the LOC105786488 gene encoding delta-1-pyrroline-5-carboxylate synthase isoform X4 gives MDPSRAFVTNVKRLIVKVGTAVVTRGDGRLAVGRLGALCEQLKELNSQGYEIVLVTSGAVGIGLQRLRYRKLVNSSLAELQNAQFELDGKACAAVGQSSLMALYDTLFSQLDVTSSQYLVTDTEFRDTSFRKQLSETVKSLLSLKVIPIFNENDAVSTRRAPYEDSSGIFWDNDSLAGLLAMELKADLLVMLSDVEGLYSGPPSDPNSKLIHTYIKEKHQCEITFGDKSRLGRGGMTAKVNAAVCAAYAGIPSVITSGYATDSIIKVLQGKCVGTLFHRDAHLWTLVKELGVREMAVTARKCSRQLQAMNSEDRRKILLDIADALEANESLIKIENEADVTAAQNDGYEKSLISRLSLKPGKISSLAKSIRVLADMEDPIAQVLKRTELADGLILEKTSSPLGVLLVIFESRPDALVQIASLAIRSGNGLLLKGGKEAKRSNAILHKVITSAIPENIGEKLIGLVTSREDIPDLLKLDDVIDLVIPRGSNKLITQIKNSTKIPVLGHADGICHVYVDKSAKVDMAKQIVRDAKIDYPAACNAMVYSVPIGSQETLLLHKDLSSNGLLNELVSDLQHEGVTVYGGPRASSLLNIPETHSFHHEYSSMACTIEIVDDVQAAINHIHQHGRHAMNIRTQNSFFFSLVV, from the exons ATGGATCCTTCTCGTGCTTTTGTCACAAATGTCAAGCGTCTCATTGTTAAG gtAGGAACAGCTGTGGTGACTCGAGGTGATGGAAGATTAGCGGTGGGTAGACTCGGTGCTTTATGTGAGCag CTCAAGGAACTAAATTCTCAAGGTTATGAGATAGTGCTGGTCACTTCAGGTGCTGTTGGTATTGGTCTTCAAAGGCTTAGGTATAGAAAATTGGTCAACAGCAG CTTGGCTGAGCTTCAAAATGCACAATTTGAACTTGATGGCAAAGCTTGTGCAGCTGTTGGGCAAAGCAGTTTAATGGCTCTATATGACACCTTGTTTAGCCAG CTTGATGTTACTTCTTCACAATATCTTGTAACCGACACTGAATTTAGGGACACTAGTTTCAGAAAACAGTTGTCTGAAACAGTGAAATCTTTGTTGTCTTTGAAAGtaatccctatttttaatgaGAATGATGCAGTCAGCACTCGAAGAGCGCCTTACGAG GATTCTTCGGGTATATTTTGGGACAATGATAGTCTTGCCGGTCTTTTAGCTATGGAACTAAAAGCTGATCTCCTCGTTATGCTGAGCGACGTGGAGGGGCTTTATAGCGGACCTCCAAGTGACCCAAACTCGAAACTGATTCATACGTATATAAAAGAGAAACATCAATGTGAAATTACGTTTGGAGATAAGTCTAGGCTTGGTAGGGGTGGTATGACTGCAAAGGTTAATGCAGCTGTCTGTGCAGCTTATGCCGGTATTCCTTCTGTTATTACGAG TGGCTATGCCACTGATAGCATTATAAAGGTACTTCAAGGGAAGTGTGTCGGGACTCTGTTTCATCGAGATGCACATTTATGGACTTTGGTTAAAGAACTCGGTGTACGCGAGATGGCGGTTACGGCACGAAAATGTTCGAGACAACTTCAGGCAATGAACTCTGAAGATCGGAGGAAGATTTTGCTCGACATTGCCGATGCCCTCGAGGCTAATGAGAGTCTAATTAAGATTGAAAATGAAGCTGATGTTACCGCTGCTCAGAATGATGGATACGAGAAGTCATTGATATCTCGTTTGTCATTGAAACCCGGAAAG ATATCCAGTCTTGCGAAATCGATTCGTGTACTTGCCGACATGGAAGATCCTATTGCCCAAGTTTTAAAGAGAACAGAG CTTGCAGATGGACTCATCTTGGAGAAAACATCTTCTCCTCTTGGTGTACTGTTGGTCATATTCGAGTCTCGACCCGATGCTCTTGTTCAG ATAGCTTCATTAGCCATTAGAAGTGGGAATGGCCTATTGCTCAAAGGTGGCAAAGAAGCTAAGAGGTCTAATGCAATCTTGCACAAG GTGATCACTTCGGCCATCCCGGAAAATATCGGAGAAAAACTCATTGGACTAGTGACTTCGAGAGAGGATATTCCTGATTTACTTAAG CTTGATGATGTGATAGATCTTGTAATCCCCAGAGGCAGCAATAAACTTATTACTCAAATTAAGAATTCGACCAAAATCCCTGTTCTTGGTCATGCTG ATGGAATTTGCCATGTTTATGTGGACAAATCTGCTAAGGTGGATATGGCTAAACAGATTGTTCGTGATGCAAAGATAGATTATCCTGCAGCATGTAATGCTAtg GTTTATTCGGTTCCCATCGGTTCTCAGGAAACTCTTCTACTACACAAGGACTTATCGAGTAACGGTTTGCTCAATGAACTCGTTTCGGATCTCCAACATGAAGGTGTTACAGTTTACGGTGGACCGAGAGCAAGTTCGTTGTTAAACATACCGGAGACTCATTCATTTCATCACGAATACAGCTCGATGGCTTGCACGATCGAGATCGTGGACGATGTCCAAGCTGCTATCAATCATATACATCAACATGGAAGGCATGCCATGAATATCCGAACTCAGAATTCGTTTTTCTTCAGCTTGGTAGTATGA
- the LOC105786488 gene encoding delta-1-pyrroline-5-carboxylate synthase isoform X1, whose amino-acid sequence MDPSRAFVTNVKRLIVKVGTAVVTRGDGRLAVGRLGALCEQLKELNSQGYEIVLVTSGAVGIGLQRLRYRKLVNSSLAELQNAQFELDGKACAAVGQSSLMALYDTLFSQLDVTSSQYLVTDTEFRDTSFRKQLSETVKSLLSLKVIPIFNENDAVSTRRAPYEDSSGIFWDNDSLAGLLAMELKADLLVMLSDVEGLYSGPPSDPNSKLIHTYIKEKHQCEITFGDKSRLGRGGMTAKVNAAVCAAYAGIPSVITSGYATDSIIKVLQGKCVGTLFHRDAHLWTLVKELGVREMAVTARKCSRQLQAMNSEDRRKILLDIADALEANESLIKIENEADVTAAQNDGYEKSLISRLSLKPGKISSLAKSIRVLADMEDPIAQVLKRTELADGLILEKTSSPLGVLLVIFESRPDALVQIASLAIRSGNGLLLKGGKEAKRSNAILHKVITSAIPENIGEKLIGLVTSREDIPDLLKLDDVIDLVIPRGSNKLITQIKNSTKIPVLGHADGICHVYVDKSAKVDMAKQIVRDAKIDYPAACNAMVYSVPIGSQETLLLHKDLSSNGLLNELVSDLQHEGVTVYGGPRASSLLNIPETHSFHHEYSSMACTIEIVDDVQAAINHIHQHGSSHTDCIITENHEVAETFLHGVDSAAVFHNASTRFCDGARFGLGAEVGISTSRIHARGPVGVEGLLTNRWILRGSGQVVNGDKGVIYTHKDLPLQTPL is encoded by the exons ATGGATCCTTCTCGTGCTTTTGTCACAAATGTCAAGCGTCTCATTGTTAAG gtAGGAACAGCTGTGGTGACTCGAGGTGATGGAAGATTAGCGGTGGGTAGACTCGGTGCTTTATGTGAGCag CTCAAGGAACTAAATTCTCAAGGTTATGAGATAGTGCTGGTCACTTCAGGTGCTGTTGGTATTGGTCTTCAAAGGCTTAGGTATAGAAAATTGGTCAACAGCAG CTTGGCTGAGCTTCAAAATGCACAATTTGAACTTGATGGCAAAGCTTGTGCAGCTGTTGGGCAAAGCAGTTTAATGGCTCTATATGACACCTTGTTTAGCCAG CTTGATGTTACTTCTTCACAATATCTTGTAACCGACACTGAATTTAGGGACACTAGTTTCAGAAAACAGTTGTCTGAAACAGTGAAATCTTTGTTGTCTTTGAAAGtaatccctatttttaatgaGAATGATGCAGTCAGCACTCGAAGAGCGCCTTACGAG GATTCTTCGGGTATATTTTGGGACAATGATAGTCTTGCCGGTCTTTTAGCTATGGAACTAAAAGCTGATCTCCTCGTTATGCTGAGCGACGTGGAGGGGCTTTATAGCGGACCTCCAAGTGACCCAAACTCGAAACTGATTCATACGTATATAAAAGAGAAACATCAATGTGAAATTACGTTTGGAGATAAGTCTAGGCTTGGTAGGGGTGGTATGACTGCAAAGGTTAATGCAGCTGTCTGTGCAGCTTATGCCGGTATTCCTTCTGTTATTACGAG TGGCTATGCCACTGATAGCATTATAAAGGTACTTCAAGGGAAGTGTGTCGGGACTCTGTTTCATCGAGATGCACATTTATGGACTTTGGTTAAAGAACTCGGTGTACGCGAGATGGCGGTTACGGCACGAAAATGTTCGAGACAACTTCAGGCAATGAACTCTGAAGATCGGAGGAAGATTTTGCTCGACATTGCCGATGCCCTCGAGGCTAATGAGAGTCTAATTAAGATTGAAAATGAAGCTGATGTTACCGCTGCTCAGAATGATGGATACGAGAAGTCATTGATATCTCGTTTGTCATTGAAACCCGGAAAG ATATCCAGTCTTGCGAAATCGATTCGTGTACTTGCCGACATGGAAGATCCTATTGCCCAAGTTTTAAAGAGAACAGAG CTTGCAGATGGACTCATCTTGGAGAAAACATCTTCTCCTCTTGGTGTACTGTTGGTCATATTCGAGTCTCGACCCGATGCTCTTGTTCAG ATAGCTTCATTAGCCATTAGAAGTGGGAATGGCCTATTGCTCAAAGGTGGCAAAGAAGCTAAGAGGTCTAATGCAATCTTGCACAAG GTGATCACTTCGGCCATCCCGGAAAATATCGGAGAAAAACTCATTGGACTAGTGACTTCGAGAGAGGATATTCCTGATTTACTTAAG CTTGATGATGTGATAGATCTTGTAATCCCCAGAGGCAGCAATAAACTTATTACTCAAATTAAGAATTCGACCAAAATCCCTGTTCTTGGTCATGCTG ATGGAATTTGCCATGTTTATGTGGACAAATCTGCTAAGGTGGATATGGCTAAACAGATTGTTCGTGATGCAAAGATAGATTATCCTGCAGCATGTAATGCTAtg GTTTATTCGGTTCCCATCGGTTCTCAGGAAACTCTTCTACTACACAAGGACTTATCGAGTAACGGTTTGCTCAATGAACTCGTTTCGGATCTCCAACATGAAGGTGTTACAGTTTACGGTGGACCGAGAGCAAGTTCGTTGTTAAACATACCGGAGACTCATTCATTTCATCACGAATACAGCTCGATGGCTTGCACGATCGAGATCGTGGACGATGTCCAAGCTGCTATCAATCATATACATCAACATGGAAG TTCTCACACTGATTGCATTATCACTGAAAATCATGAAGTTGCTGAAACTTTCTTACATGGAGTCGACAG TGCTGCTGTATTTCATAATGCAAGCACTCGGTTTTGTGACGGAGCACGATTCGGACTCGGTGCCGAG GTTGGAATAAGTACCAGTAGAATTCATGCCCGTGGTCCGGTGGGAGTCGAAGGATTGTTAACAAATCGATG gATTTTGAGAGGCAGTGGGCAGGTAGTAAATGGTGACAAAGGGGTTATTTACACTCACAAGGATCTTCCCCTTCAAACTCCATTATAG
- the LOC105786488 gene encoding delta-1-pyrroline-5-carboxylate synthase isoform X2: MDPSRAFVTNVKRLIVKVGTAVVTRGDGRLAVGRLGALCEQLKELNSQGYEIVLVTSGAVGIGLQRLRYRKLVNSSLAELQNAQFELDGKACAAVGQSSLMALYDTLFSQLDVTSSQYLVTDTEFRDTSFRKQLSETVKSLLSLKVIPIFNENDAVSTRRAPYEDSSGIFWDNDSLAGLLAMELKADLLVMLSDVEGLYSGPPSDPNSKLIHTYIKEKHQCEITFGDKSRLGRGGMTAKVNAAVCAAYAGIPSVITSGYATDSIIKVLQGKCVGTLFHRDAHLWTLVKELGVREMAVTARKCSRQLQAMNSEDRRKILLDIADALEANESLIKIENEADVTAAQNDGYEKSLISRLSLKPGKISSLAKSIRVLADMEDPIAQVLKRTELADGLILEKTSSPLGVLLVIFESRPDALVQIASLAIRSGNGLLLKGGKEAKRSNAILHKVITSAIPENIGEKLIGLVTSREDIPDLLKLDDVIDLVIPRGSNKLITQIKNSTKIPVLGHADGICHVYVDKSAKVDMAKQIVRDAKIDYPAACNAMETLLLHKDLSSNGLLNELVSDLQHEGVTVYGGPRASSLLNIPETHSFHHEYSSMACTIEIVDDVQAAINHIHQHGSSHTDCIITENHEVAETFLHGVDSAAVFHNASTRFCDGARFGLGAEVGISTSRIHARGPVGVEGLLTNRWILRGSGQVVNGDKGVIYTHKDLPLQTPL, from the exons ATGGATCCTTCTCGTGCTTTTGTCACAAATGTCAAGCGTCTCATTGTTAAG gtAGGAACAGCTGTGGTGACTCGAGGTGATGGAAGATTAGCGGTGGGTAGACTCGGTGCTTTATGTGAGCag CTCAAGGAACTAAATTCTCAAGGTTATGAGATAGTGCTGGTCACTTCAGGTGCTGTTGGTATTGGTCTTCAAAGGCTTAGGTATAGAAAATTGGTCAACAGCAG CTTGGCTGAGCTTCAAAATGCACAATTTGAACTTGATGGCAAAGCTTGTGCAGCTGTTGGGCAAAGCAGTTTAATGGCTCTATATGACACCTTGTTTAGCCAG CTTGATGTTACTTCTTCACAATATCTTGTAACCGACACTGAATTTAGGGACACTAGTTTCAGAAAACAGTTGTCTGAAACAGTGAAATCTTTGTTGTCTTTGAAAGtaatccctatttttaatgaGAATGATGCAGTCAGCACTCGAAGAGCGCCTTACGAG GATTCTTCGGGTATATTTTGGGACAATGATAGTCTTGCCGGTCTTTTAGCTATGGAACTAAAAGCTGATCTCCTCGTTATGCTGAGCGACGTGGAGGGGCTTTATAGCGGACCTCCAAGTGACCCAAACTCGAAACTGATTCATACGTATATAAAAGAGAAACATCAATGTGAAATTACGTTTGGAGATAAGTCTAGGCTTGGTAGGGGTGGTATGACTGCAAAGGTTAATGCAGCTGTCTGTGCAGCTTATGCCGGTATTCCTTCTGTTATTACGAG TGGCTATGCCACTGATAGCATTATAAAGGTACTTCAAGGGAAGTGTGTCGGGACTCTGTTTCATCGAGATGCACATTTATGGACTTTGGTTAAAGAACTCGGTGTACGCGAGATGGCGGTTACGGCACGAAAATGTTCGAGACAACTTCAGGCAATGAACTCTGAAGATCGGAGGAAGATTTTGCTCGACATTGCCGATGCCCTCGAGGCTAATGAGAGTCTAATTAAGATTGAAAATGAAGCTGATGTTACCGCTGCTCAGAATGATGGATACGAGAAGTCATTGATATCTCGTTTGTCATTGAAACCCGGAAAG ATATCCAGTCTTGCGAAATCGATTCGTGTACTTGCCGACATGGAAGATCCTATTGCCCAAGTTTTAAAGAGAACAGAG CTTGCAGATGGACTCATCTTGGAGAAAACATCTTCTCCTCTTGGTGTACTGTTGGTCATATTCGAGTCTCGACCCGATGCTCTTGTTCAG ATAGCTTCATTAGCCATTAGAAGTGGGAATGGCCTATTGCTCAAAGGTGGCAAAGAAGCTAAGAGGTCTAATGCAATCTTGCACAAG GTGATCACTTCGGCCATCCCGGAAAATATCGGAGAAAAACTCATTGGACTAGTGACTTCGAGAGAGGATATTCCTGATTTACTTAAG CTTGATGATGTGATAGATCTTGTAATCCCCAGAGGCAGCAATAAACTTATTACTCAAATTAAGAATTCGACCAAAATCCCTGTTCTTGGTCATGCTG ATGGAATTTGCCATGTTTATGTGGACAAATCTGCTAAGGTGGATATGGCTAAACAGATTGTTCGTGATGCAAAGATAGATTATCCTGCAGCATGTAATGCTAtg GAAACTCTTCTACTACACAAGGACTTATCGAGTAACGGTTTGCTCAATGAACTCGTTTCGGATCTCCAACATGAAGGTGTTACAGTTTACGGTGGACCGAGAGCAAGTTCGTTGTTAAACATACCGGAGACTCATTCATTTCATCACGAATACAGCTCGATGGCTTGCACGATCGAGATCGTGGACGATGTCCAAGCTGCTATCAATCATATACATCAACATGGAAG TTCTCACACTGATTGCATTATCACTGAAAATCATGAAGTTGCTGAAACTTTCTTACATGGAGTCGACAG TGCTGCTGTATTTCATAATGCAAGCACTCGGTTTTGTGACGGAGCACGATTCGGACTCGGTGCCGAG GTTGGAATAAGTACCAGTAGAATTCATGCCCGTGGTCCGGTGGGAGTCGAAGGATTGTTAACAAATCGATG gATTTTGAGAGGCAGTGGGCAGGTAGTAAATGGTGACAAAGGGGTTATTTACACTCACAAGGATCTTCCCCTTCAAACTCCATTATAG